The following are encoded in a window of Struthio camelus isolate bStrCam1 chromosome Z, bStrCam1.hap1, whole genome shotgun sequence genomic DNA:
- the LOC138064826 gene encoding beta-hexosaminidase subunit beta-like: MGRAMGLAGFLVGLFLVSAVLVGTSLRHGAPRAEAEPELEPELEVAEWDPASGAFPEDSLWPLPQSLRTSSRQLQLAPDRFQMVHGAGSSAGPACALLQDAFRRYYEYMFGYSRWRHRGRKGLAEPELAQLQVVIASSEPGCNGYPQVASSEAYHLTITEPVAVLKADEVWGALRGLETFSQLVHEDDYGSFLVNASEIYDFPRFAHRGILLDTSRHYLPLKSILTNLDAMAFNKFNVLHWHIVDDQSFPYQSVYFPELSNKGAYSYNHIYTPTDVHLVIEYARLRGIRVIPEFDTPGHTQSWGKGQKDLLTPCYSGKQPSGSFGPVNPILNTTYDFMTKFFKEISSVFPDDYIHLGGDEVSFACWKSNPEVKEFMKKQGFGTDYAKLESYYIQKILDVVSSYNKGYMVWQEVFDNKAQLKPDTVIEVWMGNNYVQELSNVTEAGFTAILAAPWYLDYISYGQDWKKYYSVEPLNFLGSEKQKQLVIGGEACLWGEFVDATNLTPRLWPRASAVGERLWSSRNVTDLKDAYKRLSNHRCRMLSRGIAAEPVFVGYCTHEARGR; the protein is encoded by the exons ATGGGCAGAGCCATGGGGCTAGCTGGGTTCCTCGTGGGGCTGTTCCTCGTCTCCGCCGTGCTCGTGGGCACTAGCCTTCGCCATGGCGCCCCGCGGGCCGAGGCTGAGCCCGAGCTCGAGCCCGAGCTGGAGGTGGCCGAATGGGACCCGGCCTCGGGCGCCTTCCCCGAGGACTCGCTGTGGCCGCTGCCGCAGTCGCTCCGCACGTCCTCCCGCCAGCTCCAGCTGGCCCCGGACCGCTTCCAGATGGTGCACGGGGCCGGCTCCTCGGCAGGGCCGGCCTGCGCCCTCCTGCAGGACGCCTTCCGCAG GTATTACGAGTACATGTTCGGGTACTCCCGGTGGCGACATCGGGGTCGAAAAGGGCTCGCCGAGCCGGAGTTAGCGCAGCTGCAGGTGGTGATCGCCTCTTCGGAGCCCGGCTGCAACGGCTACCCGCAGGTGGCGTCCAGCGAGGCCT atCATTTAACCATAACTGAGCCTGTGGCTGTACTGAAAGCAGACGAGGTATGGGGTGCTTTAAGAG GTTTGGAAACCTTCAGCCAGTTGGTTCATGAAGATGATTACGGAAGT TTTCTTGTCAATGCATCTGAGATCTACGACTTCCCAAGATTTGCACACAGAGGAATTTTGCTTGATACTTCAAGGCATTATTTACCGTTGAAATCTATTCTTACAAACCTG GATGCCATGGCTTTTAATAAATTCAATGTTCTCCACTGGCACATAGTAGATGATCAGTCATTCCCTTACCAGAGCGTCTATTTCCCTGAGTTGAGTAACAAG GGAGCTTACTCCTATAACCACATCTATACTCCTACTGACGTCCATCTGGTGATTGAGTATGCCCGGTTAAGAGGCATTAGAGTTATCCCAGAGTTTGATACCCCAGGACACACGCAGTCTTGGGGAAAAG GTCAAAAAGATCTTCTCACCCCTTGTTACAGTGGAAAGCAGCCAAGTGGGTCCTTTGGACCTGTAAATCCCATTTTGAATACAACTTATGACTTCATGACTAAATTCTTCAAAGAAATCAGCAGTGTATTTCCTGATGACTACATTCACCTGGGAGGAGATGAAGTGAGCTTCGCTTGTTG gaaATCTAACCCTGAAGTGAAAGAGTTCATGAAGAAGCAAGGATTTGGCACTGACTATGCTAAACTGGAATCTTACTATATACAGAA GATTTTGGACGTTGTTTCCTCCTATAACAAGGGATACATGGTCTGGCAAGAAGTGTTTGATAATAAAGCACAG cTAAAACCAGACACTGTAATTGAAGTGTGGATGGGAAACAACTACGTTCAAGAACTGAGCAATGTCACAGAAGCAGGGTTCACTGCTATCCTTGCAGCTCCCTGGTACTTAGACTACATTAGTTATGGGCAGGACTGGAAGAAATACTACAGTGTTGAACCACTTAACTTCCTGG gatctgaaaagcagaaacaacttGTAATAGGTGGAGAAGCCTGCCTGTGGGGGGAATTTGTGGATGCAACCAACCTCACACCAAGACTATG GCCTCGTGCAAGTGCTGTAGGGGAAAGACTCTGGAGCAGCAGGAACGTGACTGACTTAAAGGATGCTTATAAAAGGCTATCTAATCATCGATGCCGCATGCTCAG CCGTGGGATAGCAGCTGAACCTGTGTTTGTTGGATACTGCACTCATGAAGCAAGAGGGAGGTAA